A window of the Bactrocera neohumeralis isolate Rockhampton unplaced genomic scaffold, APGP_CSIRO_Bneo_wtdbg2-racon-allhic-juicebox.fasta_v2 cluster09, whole genome shotgun sequence genome harbors these coding sequences:
- the LOC126764147 gene encoding piggyBac transposable element-derived protein 2-like — MFSQRALKLHEIEGIFEEILEDVELGDESTIDIVQLPPDADSLTDCEDVDEDNLDEVVELKAVTGEVEIHFTEREQDIAFSPSTTSKRQKLDEENAASKTRSSRWTHTDATYSQNFSSSERWENSKASIREKFQQKEPLEIFEFFFDDLLVQHVVKESVRYAHQNNFHGFSLSSEYFRKFLGILIFTSYHSLPSEKMYWCTDDDVDIQIVRNSMPKNRYLEIKRFLHLANNDNISNSLPEKDFKIMPLIENLNENVL, encoded by the coding sequence ATGTTCAGCCAAAGAGCTCTAAAACTTCATGAAATTGAGggaattttcgaagaaattctCGAAGACGTAGAGTTGGGTGACGAAAGCACTATTGATATAGTGCAACTGCCACCAGATGCTGATAGTCTGACTGATTGCGAAGATGTTGATGAAGACAATCTCGATGAAGTTGTAGAACTGAAGGCCGTAACGGGCGAAGTAGAAATTCACTTTACCGAAAGAGAACAAGATATCGCCTTCTCACCAAGTACAACTTCAAAACGACAAAAGCTGGACGAAGAAAATGCAGCCAGCAAAACTAGATCATCACGTTGGACTCATACTGATGCGACCTACAGTCAAAATTTTTCATCGTCTGAACGTTGGGAAAATAGCAAAGCAAGTATTCgggaaaaatttcaacaaaaagagCCTTTAGAAATTTTTGAGTTCTTTTTTGACGATTTGCTAGTCCAACACGTAGTTAAAGAAAGTGTGCGCTATGCAcaccaaaataattttcatggTTTTTCCCTTTCTTCAGAGTATTTTCGTAAGTTTTTAGGCATATTGATTTTTACATCATACCACAGTTTACCATCTGAAAAGATGTATTGGTGCACTGATGATGACGTTGATATACAAATTGTAAGAAACTCTATGCCGAAAAACAGATACCTTGAAATCAAGAGATTTTTACACCTTGCTAACAACGATAACATTAGCAACAGTCTTCCTGAAAAGGACTTCAAAATTATGCCATTGATAGAAAAcctcaacgaaaatgttttgtaA